The following are encoded in a window of Cottoperca gobio chromosome 20, fCotGob3.1, whole genome shotgun sequence genomic DNA:
- the emilin2b gene encoding EMILIN-2 — MFQGNSYSGTGSRQRNKNWCAYVVHKNVSCAVVGGTESFVQPEFFPCPPELPNCAQQVIYRTQFRPMYKIAYKTVTELEWRCCPGYQGHDCLEVKDIKLLQVERLPHAPSASGHIPAPQAPEQRTENLRNHPWGGEGQFGGQTGQRPQWGHGGSQSEQHLEEEVQRLSQMVLDMQARMTDMSSNLRLAFQEDASKMLVTLLNDVRQPASARGASSHTIQVQDFSFGSETTQMDEVMNKISQVTDDLESKSNTLDDLLGRVNHHDGQIHLLMEAAQNQLSTTPPAPPTGGADLRTYMDEKIRALRDELMEGMDIKMADMKNSCDYKIMSVQEQCEGQETNYLSLAELMDSKEADLRKEIEDLNNKLVNPGKEDTGLVENLEIHLNSSEKTVAAQCLSVEEKLKKERAEAIKDLRETLEDKLASMEDRLTAMLVDTSTNSSGGLLTVQQDFQSCRTAVDAMETSLKVHIKGVGAMEGQLLNYSSSIENVHGELGYLKGRVGKLEDSLSDVVHQQSQASLILNSTWGQVKTGAEQETKDLLEHHRTQHQELRNRLEELRREVKAEADHCKGQTEDVGKEIAHMDSRVVSVEGLCSKLDPISGSLQRIKEGLNKHVTGLWTCVKQLNATVSAHARDIGGLEDHVANVAGDLQLLTNSNPGKTSVPVEDAGHPQGSGKSLTGPVAPPDASLPQPPVMEAGEAGPPGKMTSSKLPKGTDGSTMPVQGFAGAPATPVKSTDTLKPSTPLISDVNTPHRVSPQKPDAASGEKVSFSAGLTLPPFQGEIGIIRFNKVLVNDGEHYDAHTGIFTAPTDGRYLVTAVLAAQRGEKVEAVLSVSNRSVQRLDSTGFLLGAPSLSHDQCNCSSSTSLSLVLSLRRGDRAGLVMTAGKLALSASSEILSSFSAVLLYPSSPAQR; from the exons ATGTTCCAGGGTAACTCATATTCTGGCACCGGATCACGCCAGAGAAATAA AAACTGGTGCGCATACGTTGTGCACAAGAACGTGAGCTGTGCCGTCGTGGGAGGCACGGAGAGTTTCGTGCAGCCAGAGTTTTTCCCGTGTCCACCGGAGCTGCCAAACTGTGCGCAACAAGTGAT atATCGGACACAGTTTAGGCCTATGTATAAGATTGCATACAAGACTGTGACGGAGCTGGAGTGGAGGTGCTGCCCGGGCTACCAGGGTCACGACTGCCTGGAGGTGAAAGACATTAAGCTGCTCCAAGTAGAGCGTTTACCTCATGCTCCCTCTGCCTCTGGACATATTCCAGCTCCACAAG CTCCAGAACAGCGGACAGAGAACCTGAGGAACCATCCCTGGGGAGGGGAGGGCCAGTTCGGAGGTCAAACGGGTCAAAGGCCACAGTGGGGTCATGGAGGATCTCAAAGTGAACaacacctggaggaggaggtgcagcgGCTATCCCAGATGGTCCTCGACATGCAGGCAAGAATGACGGACATGTCCTCCAATCTGAGACTGGCTTTCCAAGAGGACGCCAGTAAAATGCTGGTTACGCTTCTGAATGACGTCAGACAGCCTGCCAGTGCAAGAGGCGCATCGAGCCACACCATTCAGGTGCAGGACTTCTCTTTCGGGAGCGAGACAACGCAGATGGACGAGGTCATGAACAAGATCAGCCAGGTCACAGACGATCTGGAGTCAAAGAGCAATACCCTGGATGACTTGCTGGGCCGTGTCAACCACCATGACGGACAAATTCATCTGTTAATGGAGGCTGCACAGAACCAGCTGTCCACAACCCCTCCTGCTCCCCCGACCGGTGGTGCAGACCTGCGCACCTATATGGACGAGAAGATCCGCGCTCTGAGAGACGAGTTAATGGAGGGCATGGACATCAAAATGGCAGACATGAAGAACTCGTGCGACTATAAAATTATGTCAGTTCAGGAGCAGTGTGAGGGACAAGAAACCAACTACCTCAGCCTGGCCGAGCTCATGGACTCAAAGGAAGCTGACCTCCGCAAGGAGATCGAGGATCTTAACAATAAACTGGTTAATCCAGGAAAGGAAGACACCGGTCTTGTGGAGAACCTTGAGATCCATCTGAACTCCTCTGAGAAGACTGTAGCAGCCCAGTGCCTCTCTGTGGAGGAGAAGCTGAAGAAAGAACGGGCAGAGGCCATCAAAGACCTGAGGGAGACTCTGGAGGACAAGCTGGCGTCTATGGAAGACAGACTCACTGCCATGTTGGTAGATACAAGCACAAACTCATCTGGTGGTCTTTTGACTGTTCAACAAGACTTCCAGAGCTGCAGAACTGCTGTAGATGCTATGGAGACGAGTCTAAAAGTCCACATAAAAGGCGTTGGAGCCATGGAGGGGCAACTCCTCAACTACAGCAGCAGCATTGAGAATGTTCACGGCGAGTTGGGCTATCTGAAAGGGCGTGTGGGCAAGTTGGAGGACTCCCTATCAGATGTAGTCCACCAGCAGTCTCAGGCGTCTCTGATCCTCAACTCCACTTGGGGTCAAGTTAAAACAGGGGCTGAGCAGGAGACCAAGGACCTTCTGGAGCACCACAGGACTCAGCATCAGGAGCTGAGAAACCGGCTGGAAGAGCTGCGCAGGGAAGTGAAAGCCGAGGCCGACCACTGCAAGGGACAAACAGAAGATGTCGGGAAGGAGATCGCACACATGGACAGCCGCGTTGTTAGCGTGGAGGGTTTATGCAGCAAGCTGGATCCCATCTCCGGTAGCCTCCAGAGGATCAAAGAGGGTCTGAATAAACACGTCACTGGGTTGTGGACTTGTGTCAAACAGCTCAATGCTACGGTTAGCGCTCATGCCCGAGATATTGGAGGACTGGAGGACCATGTCGCTAATGTAGCCGGAGACCTCCAGCTGCTAACGAACAGCAATCCTGGGAAAACAA GTGTTCCTGTGGAAGACGCAGGACATCCCCAGGGTTCAGGTAAGAGTCTCACAGGGCCGGTCGCCCCCCCGGACGCCTCCCTCCCACAGCCCCCTGTGATGGAGGCCGGAGAGGCGGGACCTCCCGGCAAGATGACCTCGTCCAAGTTGCCCAAGGGGACAGACGGCAGCACGATGCCTGTTCAGGGTTTCGCTGGAGCTCCAG cCACCCCTGTCAAATCCACCGACACGTTAAAGCCCAGCACGCCACTCATCTCAg ATGTGAACACGCCCCACAGGGTGTCACCACAGAAACCTGACGCCGCATCAG GTGAGAAGGTGTCGTTCTCTGCTGGTCTGACTCTTCCACCGTTCCAGGGAGAGATTGGAATCATCCGATTCAACAAGGTGCTGGTCAATGACGGAGAGCACTATGACGCTCATACAG GGATCTTCACAGCTCCCACAGACGGCCGCTACCTGGTGACGGCTGTGCTCGCAGCCCAGCGAGGTGAGAAGGTCGAGGCCGTCCTGTCAGTGTCCAACCGCAGCGTGCAGAGGTTGGACTCGACGGGCTTCCTGTTGGGGGCACCATCGCTGTCGCACGATCAGTGCAACTGTAGCAGCTCAACGTCGCTGAGCCTGGTTCTGTCGCTGAGGAGAGGAGATCGAGCGGGACTCGTCATGACTGCAGGAAAACTCGCCCTCTCAGCCTCCTCTGAGATCCTGTCATCGTTCAGCGCTGTGCTTCTTTACCCCAGCAGCCCAGCACAACggtag
- the LOC115025457 gene encoding phosphatidate phosphatase LPIN2-like isoform X2, with protein MNYVGQLAGQVLVTVKELYKGINQATLSGCIDVVVVRQPDGTFQCSPFHVRFGKLGVLRSREKVIDIEINGEPVELHMKLGDNGESFFVRETEQHNEIVPAHLVTSPIPTEEALFRSREPRCGGPAAENSQPLGPEDSASGNLQPCSNTAGKKKRRRRRKHKAEPRKEEQTTPAGGEVELCELSSDEEHTNAPNGRALSVMKDHMDHRQHSSLTALEWDSYPFSDGDWSPCTTEMSESMSPKSDSELMLKPAQSMLRAESHMQWTWGEFPESTRVNKKDKSEPKMLSITPSENTHFRVILSTEAMEEREGERTTDAFCSIVKPEPRTIKLDQCSCKPQLPEASSHNTNITEHKPDLSDLTSSSFTSEPCASNADLRSKSTRETRWTSSPPSRRDRDMAGESAADCPDSRSKPDDSPAKRRGVRKRSQHQGPEDIYLDDLNALEPDVVARYFPKSESEQVPKHWVEMGRHSESQSPQSVGSAAADSGTECLSDSAGDLPDVTLSLCGGVGENSEIPNEKFMEHIITYNEFAENPAIIDNPNLVVKIANRYYNWTLAAPLILSMQAFQKNLPKATEEAWVKEKMPKKSGRWWFWRKSSVKQLSDTKLETQESLSGESSGLHPAPETQQKAAEWSSDDETKELNAAAPAPMPTEHVQTEGPAPCHSYRKSLRLSSDQIASLKLREGPNDVTFSITTQYQGTCRCEGTIYLWNWDDKVIISDIDGTITKSDVFGQILPQLGKDWTHQGIAKLYHSVHENGYKFLYCSARAIGMADMTRGYLHWVNDRGTLLPQGPLMLSPSSLFSAFHREIIEKKPEKFKIECLTDIKNLFFPNAHPFYAAFGNRESDVFAYKQVGVPVCRIFTVNPKGELILEQAKGNKTSYSRLSELVEHVFPLRSSQHNATFSCPEFSAFCYWRQPIAEVCFEELL; from the exons ATGAACTACGTGGGGCAGCTGGCGGGCCAGGTGCTGGTGACGGTAAAGGAGCTGTATAAGGGGATCAATCAGGCCACCCTGTCGGGCTGCATCGACGTGGTCGTGGTCCGACAGCCTGATGGGACGTTCCAGTGCTCCCCTTTCCATGTTCGCTTTGGAAAACTTGGGGTGCTGCGCTCCAGGGAGAAAGTA ATTGATATAGAAATCAATGGGGAACCTGTGGAGCTGCACATGAAGCTGGGAGACAATGGAGAGTCCTTTTTTGTCCGGGAGACGGAGCAGCACAAC GAGATTGTTCCAGCTCACCTGGTGACCTCGCCCATCCCAACAGAAGAGGCTCTGTTCAGGAGCAGAGAGCCCAGGTGTGGGGGACCAGCGGCGGAGAACAGTCAGCCTCTGGGTCCAGAAGACTCTGCCTCTGGAAACCTCCAACCCTGCTCCAACACAGCCggcaagaagaagaggagacgcAGGAGGAAGCACAAGGCTGAGCCACGCAAGGAGGAGCAAACCACACCTGCAGGCGgggaggtggagctgtgtgagcTCAGTTCAGATGAGGAGCACACAAACGCGCCCAATGGACG GGCACTCTCTGTGATGAAGGATCATATGGACCACAGGCAACATTCTTCCCTTACCGCCCTCGAATGGGACAGCTACCCTTTCTCAGATGGAGACTGGTCCCCTTGCACTAC GGAGATGTCGGAGTCCATGTCGCCCAAGAGTGACTCTGAGCTGATGTTGAAGCCGGCACAGAGCATGCTCAGGGCCGAGTCCCACATGCAGTGGACCTGGGGAGAGTTCCCAGAATCCACCAGG GTCAACAAAAAGGACAAATCGGAGCCAAAGATGTTGTCCATCACTCCCTCTGAGAACACACATTTCAGGGTTATCTTGAGCACAGAAGCCATGGaggaaagggaaggagagagaaccACAGATGCTTTTTGCAGTATTGTGAAGCCAGAGCCTCGGACCATCAAACTTGACCAGTGCAGCTGCAAACCACAGCTCCCAGAAGCTTCgtcacacaatacaaacatCACCGAGCACAAGCCAGACCTTTCAGACTTAACGTCCAGCAGTTTTACCTCGGAGCCGTGTGCCTCCAACGCTGACCTCCGCTCAAAAAGCACACGCGAGACCAGGTGGACGTCTTCCCCACCGAGCCGCAGAGACCGTGACATGGCTGGAGAGTCGGCAGCAGATTGTCCCGATTCAAGATCTAAACCCGACGACTCCCCCGCCAAGAGGAGAG gtgtgaggaagaggagccaACATCAGGGCCCTGAAGATATTTACCTGGATGACCTGAATGCACTTGAGCCCGACGTTGTTGCCCGGTACTTCCCAAAAAG tgagTCTGAGCAGGTTCCTAAGCACTGGGTCGAGATGGGGCGGCACTCTGAATCCCAGTCTCCCCAGTCTGTAGGCAGCGCAGCGGCAGACAGCGGCACCGAGTGTCTGTCGGACTCTGCTGGTGACCTCCCTGACGTCACGCTGTCGCTGTGTGGAGGTGTCGGGGAGAACTCTGAGATCCCTAACG AGAAATTCATGGAGCACATCATCACCTACAATGAATTTGCAGAGAACCCAGCTATAATAGACAACCCCAATTTGGTGGTTAAAATTGCAAACAG GTATTACAACTGGACACTGGCGGCACCGCTGATACTTAGCATGCAGGCTTTTCAGAAGAACTTGCCAAAG GCGACAGAGGAGGCATGGGTGAAGGAGAAAATGCCAAAGAAGTCTGGACGCTGGTGGTTCTGGAGAAAGAGCAGCGTGAAGCAG CTGTCAGACACCAAGTTAGAGACACAAGAGTCTCTGAGCGGAGAGAGCTCTGGCCTTCACCCGGCCCCAGAAACGCA GCAGAAAGCAGCAGAGTGGTCCAGCGACGATGAGACTAAAGAGCTGAACGCTGCGGCGCCTGCTCCGATGCCTACTGAGCATGTGCAGACAGAAGGCCCGGCACCGTGTCACTCCTACAGGAAGTCCCTCCGCCTGTCGTCTGACCAGATA GCCAGCCTGAAGCTAAGAGAGGGCCCTAATGATGTCACCTTCAGCATAACCACTCAGTACCAGGGGACATGTCGCTGCGAGGGCACCATCTACCTGTGGAACTGGGACGACAAGGTCATAATCTCCGACATCGATGGCACCATCACAAA ATCCGATGTGTTTGGTCAGATTCTTCCTCAGCTCGGGAAAGACTGGACTCATCAAGGCATCGCTAAGCTCTACCACTCAGTGCACGA GAATGGCTACAAGTTCCTGTACTGTTCGGCCCGAGCAATCGGCATGGCTGACATGACCCGAGGATATCTGCACTGGGTGAACGACAGAGGGACTCTCCTGCCTCAAGGACCCCTCATGCTCTCACCCAGCAGCCTCTTCTCCGCCTTCCACAG GGAGATCATAGAAAAAAAGCCTGAAAAGTTCAAGATCGAATGTCTCACAGACATCAAGAACCTGTTCTTCCCAAACGCACATCCTTTCTACGCAGCCTTTGGAAACAGAGAAAGC GACGTGTTTGCTTACAAGCAAGTGGGCGTGCCCGTGTGTCGGATATTCACAGTGAATCCCAAAGGGGAGTTAATCCTCGAGCAAGCCAAAGGCAATAAAACATC ATACAGCCGGCTGAGTGAGCTGGTGGAGCATGTTTTTCCTTTACGTAGTTCGCAACACAACGCCACCTTCAGCTGCCCCGAGTTCAGCGCCTTCTGTTACTGGAGACAGCCCATCGCTGAGGTGTGTTTTGAGGAGCTGCTTTAA
- the LOC115025457 gene encoding phosphatidate phosphatase LPIN2-like isoform X1, which produces MNYVGQLAGQVLVTVKELYKGINQATLSGCIDVVVVRQPDGTFQCSPFHVRFGKLGVLRSREKVIDIEINGEPVELHMKLGDNGESFFVRETEQHNEIVPAHLVTSPIPTEEALFRSREPRCGGPAAENSQPLGPEDSASGNLQPCSNTAGKKKRRRRRKHKAEPRKEEQTTPAGGEVELCELSSDEEHTNAPNGRALSVMKDHMDHRQHSSLTALEWDSYPFSDGDWSPCTTREMSESMSPKSDSELMLKPAQSMLRAESHMQWTWGEFPESTRVNKKDKSEPKMLSITPSENTHFRVILSTEAMEEREGERTTDAFCSIVKPEPRTIKLDQCSCKPQLPEASSHNTNITEHKPDLSDLTSSSFTSEPCASNADLRSKSTRETRWTSSPPSRRDRDMAGESAADCPDSRSKPDDSPAKRRGVRKRSQHQGPEDIYLDDLNALEPDVVARYFPKSESEQVPKHWVEMGRHSESQSPQSVGSAAADSGTECLSDSAGDLPDVTLSLCGGVGENSEIPNEKFMEHIITYNEFAENPAIIDNPNLVVKIANRYYNWTLAAPLILSMQAFQKNLPKATEEAWVKEKMPKKSGRWWFWRKSSVKQLSDTKLETQESLSGESSGLHPAPETQQKAAEWSSDDETKELNAAAPAPMPTEHVQTEGPAPCHSYRKSLRLSSDQIASLKLREGPNDVTFSITTQYQGTCRCEGTIYLWNWDDKVIISDIDGTITKSDVFGQILPQLGKDWTHQGIAKLYHSVHENGYKFLYCSARAIGMADMTRGYLHWVNDRGTLLPQGPLMLSPSSLFSAFHREIIEKKPEKFKIECLTDIKNLFFPNAHPFYAAFGNRESDVFAYKQVGVPVCRIFTVNPKGELILEQAKGNKTSYSRLSELVEHVFPLRSSQHNATFSCPEFSAFCYWRQPIAEVCFEELL; this is translated from the exons ATGAACTACGTGGGGCAGCTGGCGGGCCAGGTGCTGGTGACGGTAAAGGAGCTGTATAAGGGGATCAATCAGGCCACCCTGTCGGGCTGCATCGACGTGGTCGTGGTCCGACAGCCTGATGGGACGTTCCAGTGCTCCCCTTTCCATGTTCGCTTTGGAAAACTTGGGGTGCTGCGCTCCAGGGAGAAAGTA ATTGATATAGAAATCAATGGGGAACCTGTGGAGCTGCACATGAAGCTGGGAGACAATGGAGAGTCCTTTTTTGTCCGGGAGACGGAGCAGCACAAC GAGATTGTTCCAGCTCACCTGGTGACCTCGCCCATCCCAACAGAAGAGGCTCTGTTCAGGAGCAGAGAGCCCAGGTGTGGGGGACCAGCGGCGGAGAACAGTCAGCCTCTGGGTCCAGAAGACTCTGCCTCTGGAAACCTCCAACCCTGCTCCAACACAGCCggcaagaagaagaggagacgcAGGAGGAAGCACAAGGCTGAGCCACGCAAGGAGGAGCAAACCACACCTGCAGGCGgggaggtggagctgtgtgagcTCAGTTCAGATGAGGAGCACACAAACGCGCCCAATGGACG GGCACTCTCTGTGATGAAGGATCATATGGACCACAGGCAACATTCTTCCCTTACCGCCCTCGAATGGGACAGCTACCCTTTCTCAGATGGAGACTGGTCCCCTTGCACTAC CAGGGAGATGTCGGAGTCCATGTCGCCCAAGAGTGACTCTGAGCTGATGTTGAAGCCGGCACAGAGCATGCTCAGGGCCGAGTCCCACATGCAGTGGACCTGGGGAGAGTTCCCAGAATCCACCAGG GTCAACAAAAAGGACAAATCGGAGCCAAAGATGTTGTCCATCACTCCCTCTGAGAACACACATTTCAGGGTTATCTTGAGCACAGAAGCCATGGaggaaagggaaggagagagaaccACAGATGCTTTTTGCAGTATTGTGAAGCCAGAGCCTCGGACCATCAAACTTGACCAGTGCAGCTGCAAACCACAGCTCCCAGAAGCTTCgtcacacaatacaaacatCACCGAGCACAAGCCAGACCTTTCAGACTTAACGTCCAGCAGTTTTACCTCGGAGCCGTGTGCCTCCAACGCTGACCTCCGCTCAAAAAGCACACGCGAGACCAGGTGGACGTCTTCCCCACCGAGCCGCAGAGACCGTGACATGGCTGGAGAGTCGGCAGCAGATTGTCCCGATTCAAGATCTAAACCCGACGACTCCCCCGCCAAGAGGAGAG gtgtgaggaagaggagccaACATCAGGGCCCTGAAGATATTTACCTGGATGACCTGAATGCACTTGAGCCCGACGTTGTTGCCCGGTACTTCCCAAAAAG tgagTCTGAGCAGGTTCCTAAGCACTGGGTCGAGATGGGGCGGCACTCTGAATCCCAGTCTCCCCAGTCTGTAGGCAGCGCAGCGGCAGACAGCGGCACCGAGTGTCTGTCGGACTCTGCTGGTGACCTCCCTGACGTCACGCTGTCGCTGTGTGGAGGTGTCGGGGAGAACTCTGAGATCCCTAACG AGAAATTCATGGAGCACATCATCACCTACAATGAATTTGCAGAGAACCCAGCTATAATAGACAACCCCAATTTGGTGGTTAAAATTGCAAACAG GTATTACAACTGGACACTGGCGGCACCGCTGATACTTAGCATGCAGGCTTTTCAGAAGAACTTGCCAAAG GCGACAGAGGAGGCATGGGTGAAGGAGAAAATGCCAAAGAAGTCTGGACGCTGGTGGTTCTGGAGAAAGAGCAGCGTGAAGCAG CTGTCAGACACCAAGTTAGAGACACAAGAGTCTCTGAGCGGAGAGAGCTCTGGCCTTCACCCGGCCCCAGAAACGCA GCAGAAAGCAGCAGAGTGGTCCAGCGACGATGAGACTAAAGAGCTGAACGCTGCGGCGCCTGCTCCGATGCCTACTGAGCATGTGCAGACAGAAGGCCCGGCACCGTGTCACTCCTACAGGAAGTCCCTCCGCCTGTCGTCTGACCAGATA GCCAGCCTGAAGCTAAGAGAGGGCCCTAATGATGTCACCTTCAGCATAACCACTCAGTACCAGGGGACATGTCGCTGCGAGGGCACCATCTACCTGTGGAACTGGGACGACAAGGTCATAATCTCCGACATCGATGGCACCATCACAAA ATCCGATGTGTTTGGTCAGATTCTTCCTCAGCTCGGGAAAGACTGGACTCATCAAGGCATCGCTAAGCTCTACCACTCAGTGCACGA GAATGGCTACAAGTTCCTGTACTGTTCGGCCCGAGCAATCGGCATGGCTGACATGACCCGAGGATATCTGCACTGGGTGAACGACAGAGGGACTCTCCTGCCTCAAGGACCCCTCATGCTCTCACCCAGCAGCCTCTTCTCCGCCTTCCACAG GGAGATCATAGAAAAAAAGCCTGAAAAGTTCAAGATCGAATGTCTCACAGACATCAAGAACCTGTTCTTCCCAAACGCACATCCTTTCTACGCAGCCTTTGGAAACAGAGAAAGC GACGTGTTTGCTTACAAGCAAGTGGGCGTGCCCGTGTGTCGGATATTCACAGTGAATCCCAAAGGGGAGTTAATCCTCGAGCAAGCCAAAGGCAATAAAACATC ATACAGCCGGCTGAGTGAGCTGGTGGAGCATGTTTTTCCTTTACGTAGTTCGCAACACAACGCCACCTTCAGCTGCCCCGAGTTCAGCGCCTTCTGTTACTGGAGACAGCCCATCGCTGAGGTGTGTTTTGAGGAGCTGCTTTAA